The Grus americana isolate bGruAme1 chromosome 20, bGruAme1.mat, whole genome shotgun sequence genome segment TGGTACAAAAGCAGCATGAGACTATTTCAAATGCCTTGCAGCTTTAATGAACTAAGCCTCATAACATCCTTGAAAGCTAGGCAAGCTGGATTCTCATCTCAAAAAAGGGAAAGCACAGACATTTTAACTCGCAGTTTGAAAAGGAATGACCTGAAAATGGCCACAGCTTTCTCAGtctctctgctcccaccagATTCCCACAAATCACATCAACTGGAAATGACTTTGTCAGctttgcagagctctggggagggcaggggtgtTTTATTCAAGTTTGGATATTGTCATTACACCAAATAAGTGCAAAATGAAGCTTATTCTCCTTTACATCTCTAGCTCTGACAACAAAGGAGTCAAACAGGTGTAAGGGAAGATGTTCTGAGTGGTGTGTACTGGCAATGGTGTAAGAACCTGCAAGAAGGATGCAGCAGAGCACCGTCGGTGCAGCCAAAACACGCTGACCTTTCCTGTGGCCACCGGCATGTAAGGGAGACACCATTAGTGTCCTGTAGACTTTGATCCTTTGGTCCAAATGATGTGGAAATTTCAACGGGGGTGAGGGAACTTTAGGGACAAGTCTAAATCTCAAACACATGTCTGAATCCATAATGAGAGGGCTTTGCTGCTCTGCATCACGTCCTCGGGCACGTTCCTCACACCTTCGGTGAGTGAGTGGGTGTTCCTCAGAAAGAACTCTGAGAAAGGGTAAAATCCCATTTCAAGTAGCTTGCCCGAGATTCATGTCTGAGGGGTTAGAACCTGATTATTGGTCCTGCCAGTTCCCTGCTCTCCCCGCAGCGCTGGTCAAAGGGACCAGCTGTAGTGCTGCGGCTACTTCTCTTGGGATACGACTTTAAGGAGGAGAGTGGAAACATCAGCAAGGGAGAGCAGTTTGTATCTGTCCTAGGCTGGCTTACAGGGCTAACTCTTCAGAAAGTGGACTCAGATAGGAAGGATCTCTAGTATTCATTCCACTGTCTTTAATCAGCCACCTGATTAAAGGCAGTCAGGAGAAGATGCATGAACTTTGATCCTTTAAAAGGCATGTCTGCCCGGAGGTTTCCAGGGACCCTTAAGTTTCCCACTGTGATTTTCTGTGTCATTCAGGTGCTTCTTCTGGACGTGCTTCCTCCCCTGCACTTGTGCATTATCTTTGTTACTAGTTGAGGTCTGAGCTTCAGGGCGCACAGAAGGAGGTGTCTGGGAAATGCCTGCCTTCTCAGAGACAGCACTTCCACCACTCACGTTATGCAGCGTGTGCCATGGTAGCTTCTCAGTGTGGGTTACCCACTCCTTCACGCAGTCTAGAACGATGGGGATGAGGCTCACCACTCCTCCGTAATGATTCTTTGCTTCATCACAGCTCAGGTGATTCACAACGTCATGGGGGTATCTGTGAGGCAGAAGGAAACAAGTGGCAGAGTTGTCCCAGCAACACAACCCTGGTGAGCCCACGGTGCCACCCCGAGACCCCCGGGCAGAGCAGAAATGCACAGATAGAATTGCATCTTGAGAAATGAGTCATGCCAAGCACGCCATCCCAGCTGTTGGGCTAGATCTGGAAGAGTTCAAGAGCATGTACAGACACTTGCCCCACTGAAATTTTCTACAGAAGAGGAGGTAAACTGCCAGAGCGCTGCATGGGACTTGAGGGTACCAACCTGCCTGTGTGTGCCCCTCCGTGCACCAGTAAAATGAATGAACAAACCACCCACCCCCCTTTTTGTGAGTGGAGGCTGGCAAtgttttcccagcagctggaaTAGTAAACGGGGTAGCACCTTGTGCCCTCACTAAAGCCAGAAAGGCGTTGTAACAGCACTGATGGAGAAGTGGGAATGCCCACTCTTGTGACGGTCCCCCACCACTGACAATTGCCTCGAAGAAACGAAGCTGATGGAGAGACCTACCTAGCTCGGATGGCGCTCAGATCGTTGCTGTGGCTGAGGAGCAGCTTGCATCTCTCCAAAATGCCACTGGTGATGTTGTTACCAGAGTGCACGGTTTCCAGCTTGTGGCAGAGCTTGCTTAGATCATTGCAGATGCTTAGGAACATGTTGAGGATACGCCTGTCCGTGGAATTGTTACAGTGATGGTCCATGTAGGACTGTACCTGGACAGGGGGAAAGACAGGGTCATGCATGTTAAATTACTGTGTGCTGCAAAGTTGCTCAGGTTCGTGATGGGGAGCTGCTGTCTCCTGTGGCTCTGCAGGCATGAGCCGCTACGGAAACTGCCATCCAGTGGCAGGTAGTAAGATTTCCAGAGCGTGCCTGACATCTTTGCTTCTCATTCATCGTGACTGAAAAAGGCTGGGGTGATGGATCTGCTTGTCAGCACGCCAGTGagccttcctccctctttgAAGAAGAGTAGGAGTGCCACGGCCAAAACGACAGCTCTGCCGCAAGCACCGCAGAGCAGGTTGTGCGGGAAGGGAGTTTTCTGTCTGCTCTGAGCGGGGCACCCTCTGCCACTGCCACAGCTGCCCAGGCAGAGCGGGTGGGAGGCGCGGGCAGCACCCAAGCTGGGACTGGTTTGGAGCAACGGTGCAGATGTGTTTGCACATACATGTATGCTTCACGGTTCTTTATTTGGCACCACTGGCTGAGACTGCAAACTAAACCCATTTAACCTAAATTGTCCTTACTAACCTGTTACACCAATGATATTCCCTATTTGCCTTGAGCACGATTGAATGGCATTGCATGACAAAACGTTATGCCAAGAGATTAAGTATCTTCTCCAAAGAAATTACAGGCACTTCAGACACGAGTGGTCAGAATATCAACTACTGAGCGGCTGGTTGGCAGTCATAGCTGGCCTCTGACACCTTCA includes the following:
- the SPACA9 gene encoding sperm acrosome-associated protein 9 isoform X4 produces the protein MHRHVVPGPAPPGSAAPARQQHDRGLAEFLPGPLGLQRFGTEGEDMNEVKEALRNTEQNYKLFLQQQFTFIGALQRTRENAHDTTRPVASISQVQSYMDHHCNNSTDRRILNMFLSICNDLSKLCHKLETVHSGNNITSGILERCKLLLSHSNDLSAIRARYPHDVVNHLSCDEAKNHYGGVVSLIPIVLDCVKEWVTHTEKLPWHTLHNAN
- the SPACA9 gene encoding sperm acrosome-associated protein 9 isoform X3 — its product is MHRHVVPGPAPPGSAAPARQQHDRGLAEFLPGPLGLQRFGTVQSYMDHHCNNSTDRRILNMFLSICNDLSKLCHKLETVHSGNNITSGILERCKLLLSHSNDLSAIRARYPHDVVNHLSCDEAKNHYGGVVSLIPIVLDCVKEWVTHTEKLPWHTLHNVSGGSAVSEKAGISQTPPSVRPEAQTSTSNKDNAQVQGRKHVQKKHLNDTENHSGKLKGPWKPPGRHAF
- the SPACA9 gene encoding sperm acrosome-associated protein 9 isoform X2; the protein is MNEVKEALRNTEQNYKLFLQQQFTFIGALQRTRENAHDTTRPVASISQVQSYMDHHCNNSTDRRILNMFLSICNDLSKLCHKLETVHSGNNITSGILERCKLLLSHSNDLSAIRARYPHDVVNHLSCDEAKNHYGGVVSLIPIVLDCVKEWVTHTEKLPWHTLHNVSGGSAVSEKAGISQTPPSVRPEAQTSTSNKDNAQVQGRKHVQKKHLNDTENHSGKLKGPWKPPGRHAF
- the SPACA9 gene encoding sperm acrosome-associated protein 9 isoform X1, with protein sequence MHRHVVPGPAPPGSAAPARQQHDRGLAEFLPGPLGLQRFGTEGEDMNEVKEALRNTEQNYKLFLQQQFTFIGALQRTRENAHDTTRPVASISQVQSYMDHHCNNSTDRRILNMFLSICNDLSKLCHKLETVHSGNNITSGILERCKLLLSHSNDLSAIRARYPHDVVNHLSCDEAKNHYGGVVSLIPIVLDCVKEWVTHTEKLPWHTLHNVSGGSAVSEKAGISQTPPSVRPEAQTSTSNKDNAQVQGRKHVQKKHLNDTENHSGKLKGPWKPPGRHAF